The following coding sequences lie in one Blattabacteriaceae bacterium genomic window:
- a CDS encoding serine O-acetyltransferase has protein sequence MRENLHSLLKYSFKGRKYFFNFSYQKEIFSLFEEIFNFLFNRSPFIIEKSIFREFWKKMNKRFCKILSKIYKNTLKCKFISQKFLEKIPNIYEKLIFDAKAISQFDPAIDILEEIFLSHSGFFAIAFYRFSHELWNQKIPLIPNIIYNFTRSKTGMEINPEACIGKYLVIDHGSGIVIGSSSCIGNHVKIYQGVTLGAIKVKKSLANKKRHPTIEDNVIIYVGSIILGGETVIGNNSIIGGKSWITESIPPFSIVSQKSIIKIRINEIAKHFANSRKNSSC, from the coding sequence ATGAGAGAAAATTTACATTCCTTATTAAAATACTCTTTTAAAGGCAGAAAATATTTCTTTAATTTTTCTTATCAAAAGGAGATATTTTCTTTATTTGAAGAAATATTTAACTTTTTGTTTAATCGTTCCCCATTTATTATTGAAAAAAGTATTTTTAGAGAATTTTGGAAAAAAATGAATAAACGTTTTTGTAAAATTCTCTCAAAAATATATAAAAATACATTAAAATGTAAATTTATTAGTCAAAAATTTTTAGAAAAAATTCCGAATATTTATGAAAAATTAATTTTTGATGCTAAAGCTATATCTCAATTTGATCCTGCAATAGATATTCTTGAAGAAATTTTTCTTTCTCATTCAGGATTTTTTGCTATTGCTTTTTATCGTTTTTCCCATGAATTGTGGAATCAAAAAATTCCATTGATTCCTAATATTATTTATAATTTTACTCGTAGTAAAACAGGTATGGAAATTAATCCAGAGGCCTGTATAGGAAAGTATTTGGTAATTGATCATGGAAGTGGGATTGTTATTGGATCGAGTAGCTGTATAGGAAATCATGTAAAAATTTATCAAGGGGTGACTCTTGGAGCTATTAAAGTAAAGAAAAGCTTGGCTAATAAAAAAAGGCATCCAACTATTGAAGATAATGTAATTATTTATGTAGGATCTATCATCTTGGGGGGGGAAACTGTTATAGGGAATAACAGTATTATTGGAGGAAAAAGCTGGATTACAGAGAGTATTCCCCCATTTTCTATAGTTTCTCAAAAAAGTATTATAAAAATACGTATTAATGAAATTGCAAAGCATTTTGCAAACAGTAGGAAGAACTCCTCATGTTAG
- the rsmI gene encoding 16S rRNA (cytidine(1402)-2'-O)-methyltransferase → MLYIIPTPIGNFEDLTFRSLRILRESELILTEDTRTSKKLLNHYKIKTPLMGYHSYNEYKIYTKILKLIKKDKISLISDSGTPGISDPGYLIIRECLKLGIDVECLPGSTAIIPALVQSGLSIQEFTYLGFLPPKKGRKSKIEVLSKEKRTLILYESPHKLLKTLKELQNFLGSERYLVLCREISKKFEKKLRGSLREIIIYFENNTPIGEFVLVLEGLR, encoded by the coding sequence ATGTTGTATATTATTCCAACACCTATAGGAAATTTTGAAGATCTTACATTTAGATCTTTACGTATTCTTAGAGAATCTGAATTAATCTTAACGGAAGATACTAGAACATCAAAGAAACTATTAAATCATTATAAAATTAAAACTCCCCTAATGGGGTATCATTCGTATAATGAATATAAAATTTATACTAAAATACTTAAACTAATTAAGAAAGATAAAATCTCCTTGATTTCTGATTCTGGAACTCCGGGAATTTCTGATCCAGGATATCTTATTATCCGAGAATGTCTAAAATTAGGAATTGATGTAGAATGTTTACCTGGTTCGACAGCTATCATTCCAGCATTAGTTCAATCAGGACTTTCTATTCAAGAATTTACGTATCTTGGATTTCTACCCCCCAAAAAAGGAAGAAAATCCAAAATAGAAGTTCTTTCAAAAGAAAAAAGAACATTAATTTTATACGAGTCACCTCATAAACTTTTAAAGACTCTTAAAGAGTTACAAAATTTTTTAGGTTCAGAAAGATATTTGGTCCTCTGTAGAGAAATTTCAAAAAAGTTTGAAAAAAAACTTAGAGGAAGTTTAAGGGAAATTATTATCTATTTTGAGAATAACACTCCTATAGGAGAATTTGTGTTAGTTTTAGAAGGATTGAGATAG
- the cobA gene encoding uroporphyrinogen-III C-methyltransferase — MRIGKVILTSSGSGDPESITLKTFRYMRNTDIVLTDRLVSQDILKYYLNPASQVLHVGKECGNKKSISQTYTNDLMVRNALKGKLVLRIKGGDVSIFSNIIAELDVLIQCHIPYEIIPGVTSAFVSSASFGIPLTARGYSSGIRFLTYHHQNLIQDFQWKALSETEDTLVFYMIKNIDKLIKYLLKYGISSGKKLAIIEQAGTPSQYMRTNYLQQRKIKKKRSTPYLAIIGRVVKFHRYFQWVTKNFSRG; from the coding sequence ATGAGAATAGGTAAAGTGATTTTAACTTCTTCTGGTTCTGGAGATCCAGAATCTATCACATTGAAAACCTTTCGTTATATGCGAAATACGGATATTGTCTTAACTGATCGATTAGTTAGCCAAGATATATTAAAATATTATCTTAATCCAGCTTCTCAAGTTCTTCATGTAGGAAAAGAATGTGGAAATAAAAAATCTATATCTCAAACGTATACTAATGATTTGATGGTTAGGAATGCCTTAAAAGGAAAACTTGTCCTTCGCATTAAGGGAGGGGACGTTTCTATATTTTCTAATATTATTGCTGAGTTAGATGTGTTAATCCAATGCCATATTCCTTATGAAATAATACCTGGAGTAACTTCAGCATTCGTTTCTTCTGCAAGCTTCGGAATTCCTTTAACTGCGAGGGGGTATTCTTCTGGAATTCGTTTCCTTACATATCATCACCAGAATCTAATTCAAGATTTTCAATGGAAAGCTCTTTCAGAGACTGAAGACACTTTAGTTTTTTACATGATAAAAAATATCGATAAACTTATAAAATATCTTCTAAAATATGGAATTTCTAGTGGTAAAAAGTTAGCAATAATTGAACAAGCTGGAACCCCCTCGCAATATATGAGAACAAATTACTTGCAGCAACGAAAAATTAAAAAAAAAAGGAGTACTCCTTACTTGGCCATAATAGGAAGGGTTGTAAAATTCCACAGATATTTTCAGTGGGTTACTAAAAACTTTTCTAGAGGCTAG
- a CDS encoding NADPH-dependent assimilatory sulfite reductase hemoprotein subunit, translating to MNHSPIEKIKKSSKGLRGSLIDGINNEITRSLNESDQFIIKFHGVYQQDNRERRKERAFKKLERSYSFMIRLRLPGGFLTPKKWVIVDSIACKKAKKTIKITSRQTFQLHGIIKSKIKPTVKAFNLAGLDSLATCGDINRNVICSTQINTSPAFYEIFHYAKKISLFLLPKTRAYYEIWLDEKKILERYEEDPLYKDHFLPRKFKIAVAIPPNNDVDVFTNDIGLIAIVKNKQLKGFNITIGGGLSTTPGNSKTYARLGTLIGFADKEEKILKVVYETLKIQRDYGDRNERNQARLKYTFDKYGDLWFKNELEKRCGFFLKNTKVFIFTDRSDLFGWNKDSNGFFYSTIFIENGRVFDEPPIFRKTFFLKIAKLGKVQFRLSCHQNIIFSDVRVEYFHEINLYLEKYGINSYMEILSKIRKNSMACVAFNTCPLAYSESQRYFPIFLSKIYLLLKKHLLNKEKIIIRITGCSNGCSRPYVAEIGLIGSSYGCYNINLGGDKHGLLLNKSYKENINETEIIREFDILFAYFSSYTKDNLVYFK from the coding sequence ATGAATCATTCTCCAATTGAAAAAATTAAAAAGTCAAGTAAAGGTTTAAGAGGGAGTCTTATTGACGGAATAAATAATGAAATTACTAGATCTTTAAATGAGAGTGATCAATTTATTATTAAATTTCATGGAGTATATCAGCAAGATAATCGTGAAAGAAGAAAAGAACGAGCCTTTAAAAAACTTGAAAGATCATATTCCTTCATGATTAGGCTTAGACTACCAGGAGGTTTTCTGACCCCTAAAAAATGGGTAATTGTAGATAGTATCGCTTGCAAAAAAGCTAAAAAAACAATAAAAATTACTTCCAGACAAACGTTCCAATTACATGGAATAATAAAATCAAAAATAAAACCTACTGTTAAAGCTTTTAATCTAGCTGGTCTTGATTCTCTTGCTACTTGTGGAGACATTAATAGAAACGTAATTTGTAGCACACAAATAAACACTTCTCCTGCTTTTTACGAAATCTTTCATTATGCAAAAAAAATAAGCCTTTTTCTTTTGCCAAAAACAAGGGCATATTATGAAATATGGTTAGATGAAAAAAAAATCCTTGAAAGATATGAAGAAGATCCTCTATATAAAGATCATTTTCTGCCCAGGAAATTTAAAATTGCAGTTGCTATTCCACCTAATAATGACGTAGATGTCTTCACAAATGATATAGGACTTATTGCTATTGTTAAAAATAAACAACTAAAAGGATTTAACATCACGATTGGTGGGGGACTTTCTACTACCCCTGGAAATTCAAAAACTTATGCCCGTTTAGGAACATTAATTGGTTTTGCGGATAAAGAAGAAAAAATACTTAAAGTAGTTTATGAAACCCTCAAGATTCAACGAGATTACGGAGATAGAAATGAGCGAAATCAAGCTCGTTTAAAATATACTTTTGATAAATACGGAGATCTTTGGTTTAAGAATGAACTTGAAAAAAGATGCGGTTTTTTTTTAAAAAATACGAAAGTATTTATTTTTACCGATCGGTCAGACTTATTTGGATGGAATAAAGATTCAAATGGATTTTTTTATTCTACCATTTTTATAGAAAATGGAAGAGTTTTCGATGAACCTCCTATTTTTAGGAAAACTTTTTTCCTTAAAATCGCTAAACTTGGAAAAGTTCAGTTTAGACTGAGCTGTCATCAAAATATAATTTTTAGTGATGTTAGAGTGGAATACTTCCATGAAATTAATCTCTATTTAGAGAAATATGGTATAAATTCTTATATGGAAATTCTTTCGAAGATTAGAAAAAATTCTATGGCTTGTGTAGCTTTTAATACTTGCCCTTTAGCTTACTCTGAAAGTCAGCGTTACTTTCCTATTTTTCTTTCTAAGATTTATCTTCTCCTTAAGAAACATCTCTTGAATAAAGAAAAAATAATTATCAGGATTACTGGATGTTCAAATGGATGTTCTCGTCCATATGTAGCTGAAATTGGATTAATTGGGAGCTCTTATGGCTGTTATAATATCAATTTAGGGGGAGATAAGCATGGTCTGCTACTAAATAAGAGTTATAAAGAAAATATAAATGAAACGGAAATTATTCGTGAATTTGATATTCTTTTTGCTTATTTTTCTAGTTACACTAAAGATAATTTGGTATATTTTAAATGA
- the cysK gene encoding cysteine synthase A codes for MKLQSILQTVGRTPHVRINRLFPKEHEVWIKLEKNNPSNSIKDRISIALIEEAEKNKFLKKDSIIVEPTSGNTGISLSMVSAVKGYRLILVVPESMSIERRYIMSTFGAELVLTSKEKGMKGALEKAKDLYESIPNAWMAKQFNNKLNIYVHKKKTAREILDDFSEGFDYFITGVGTGGHIMGITEILKKRFPNMKIIAVEPKESAVISGNISEPHEIQGIGAGFVPDILDINILDEIFTVSKEEAFEYAKRAAKEEGLFVGISTGAALAAVNKKISEILKPSKFLTINYDTGERYLSVESLFKE; via the coding sequence ATGAAATTGCAAAGCATTTTGCAAACAGTAGGAAGAACTCCTCATGTTAGAATTAATAGGCTTTTTCCTAAAGAACATGAGGTTTGGATCAAGCTTGAAAAAAATAATCCAAGTAATAGCATTAAAGATCGTATCTCCATAGCTCTTATTGAAGAAGCTGAAAAAAATAAATTTCTAAAAAAAGATAGTATCATTGTGGAGCCTACTTCAGGAAATACTGGAATATCATTATCTATGGTTTCTGCTGTTAAAGGATACCGATTAATTCTGGTAGTACCAGAATCTATGAGTATTGAAAGACGTTATATTATGTCGACTTTTGGAGCTGAATTAGTCTTAACCTCAAAAGAAAAAGGGATGAAAGGAGCTTTAGAAAAAGCTAAAGATCTTTATGAATCCATACCAAACGCCTGGATGGCGAAGCAATTTAATAATAAGTTAAACATTTATGTACATAAAAAAAAAACAGCACGAGAAATACTAGATGATTTTTCTGAAGGTTTTGATTATTTCATAACTGGAGTTGGCACTGGGGGTCATATTATGGGAATAACTGAAATTCTTAAAAAGAGATTCCCTAATATGAAAATTATTGCAGTTGAACCTAAAGAATCTGCTGTTATATCAGGGAATATTTCCGAGCCACATGAAATTCAAGGAATTGGAGCTGGGTTTGTTCCAGATATTCTAGATATCAATATTCTAGACGAAATATTTACAGTAAGTAAAGAAGAAGCTTTTGAATATGCAAAAAGGGCAGCTAAAGAAGAAGGACTTTTTGTTGGTATTTCTACTGGAGCAGCATTGGCTGCTGTAAATAAAAAGATTTCAGAAATTTTAAAACCTTCAAAATTTTTGACTATTAATTATGACACGGGAGAAAGATATCTCTCAGTAGAGAGTCTTTTTAAAGAATGA
- a CDS encoding flavodoxin domain-containing protein, with product MLNKTFLKLVLNSSKEEIIWMHGYLSGFLDHHFLSFSLNKGYLDDDSYPKKIKITLAYGSESGNSKKLAIEFSSKIKSSGFQVKLTNLDNYRVSDFEKETYFFVIISTYGDGEPPDSAKDFFNLLLNKKSPELHHIKYAVLALGDRSYTLFCKAGEDLDSHLESLGAQRYLPLKKCDVDFYEEAKEWMVTLLSKIKFFSQKKFIEKFNKEKKYGTNFFFGKVQTNIILNDIGSEKQTHHIEISLNKEELRSKVGDALGVFPENPLDVVEDIIKISNIKFNKNIKHPVVGNVSIFTLLKKRLNIFFLPKRIVKKYAELIQKDIPNMRMDFLDILKNFPLIEPEKIETFIKILEPIIPRLYSISSSPEAQDGEIHLTVEKNIFLHKGKIRYGICSNQLSLLKKGDNLKFYIKPNNFFKLPPNDKDIILISAGTGFSPFRAFLLEREITASSGRNWLFFGNRSFETDFLYQTEIKFWVEIGILNRVNLAFSREKKIYVQQKMWKYKTKFFEWIDSGAYLYVCGKKKPMSLEVEKTIFNIIEEKKGEFSKIYFNRLKERGHYLKDVY from the coding sequence ATGCTAAATAAAACTTTTCTTAAATTGGTTTTAAATTCTTCAAAAGAGGAAATTATTTGGATGCATGGATATCTTTCTGGATTTCTAGACCATCATTTTTTATCTTTCTCCTTAAACAAGGGTTATTTAGATGATGATTCTTATCCTAAAAAGATAAAGATAACATTAGCTTATGGAAGTGAAAGTGGAAATTCCAAGAAACTTGCAATAGAATTTTCTAGTAAGATAAAATCTTCTGGTTTTCAAGTAAAACTTACTAATTTAGATAATTATAGAGTTAGTGATTTTGAAAAAGAAACTTATTTTTTTGTAATTATTAGCACCTATGGAGATGGAGAGCCTCCTGATTCAGCTAAAGATTTTTTTAATTTATTATTAAATAAGAAATCTCCAGAACTTCATCATATTAAATATGCTGTTTTAGCTCTTGGAGATAGATCATATACTCTTTTCTGCAAAGCAGGAGAAGATCTAGATTCTCATTTAGAATCACTAGGTGCCCAACGTTATCTTCCCTTAAAAAAGTGTGACGTAGATTTTTATGAAGAAGCTAAAGAATGGATGGTCACACTTTTAAGTAAAATTAAATTTTTTTCCCAAAAAAAGTTTATTGAAAAATTCAATAAAGAAAAAAAGTATGGAACAAATTTTTTTTTTGGAAAAGTCCAAACTAATATTATTTTGAATGATATAGGTTCAGAAAAACAAACACATCACATAGAAATTTCTTTAAACAAAGAAGAACTTCGTTCTAAAGTTGGAGATGCTTTAGGAGTTTTTCCAGAAAATCCTTTAGATGTTGTCGAAGATATTATAAAAATAAGTAATATAAAATTTAATAAAAATATTAAACATCCCGTTGTTGGAAATGTATCTATTTTTACGCTCTTAAAGAAGCGACTAAATATTTTTTTCTTACCTAAAAGAATAGTAAAAAAATATGCGGAACTTATCCAAAAGGATATCCCGAATATGCGAATGGATTTTTTAGATATTCTAAAGAATTTCCCCTTAATAGAACCTGAAAAAATAGAAACATTTATCAAAATATTAGAACCAATCATTCCTAGATTATATTCCATTTCTTCATCTCCTGAAGCCCAGGATGGAGAAATCCATTTAACTGTAGAAAAGAATATATTTTTACATAAAGGAAAAATAAGATATGGTATATGCTCTAATCAGCTTTCCTTATTAAAGAAAGGAGATAATTTAAAATTTTATATAAAACCCAATAATTTTTTTAAACTACCACCTAATGATAAAGATATTATTCTTATTAGCGCAGGTACAGGATTTTCCCCTTTTCGAGCTTTCTTGCTGGAAAGGGAAATAACAGCATCTTCTGGAAGAAACTGGCTGTTTTTTGGTAACAGGAGTTTTGAAACGGACTTCTTATATCAAACTGAAATTAAATTTTGGGTAGAAATAGGTATTCTTAATAGAGTGAATTTAGCTTTTTCTAGAGAAAAAAAAATTTATGTCCAACAAAAAATGTGGAAATACAAAACTAAATTTTTTGAGTGGATAGATTCAGGTGCGTACTTATATGTTTGTGGTAAAAAAAAACCTATGAGTTTAGAGGTGGAAAAAACGATCTTCAATATTATTGAAGAAAAAAAAGGAGAATTTTCTAAGATTTATTTTAACCGTTTAAAAGAAAGGGGACATTATTTAAAAGACGTTTATTGA
- a CDS encoding phosphoadenylyl-sulfate reductase, protein MFCLPRKIAKNLKIKDFLKFLSKKFTGQAVFSTSFSMEDQIITHIIFDKKIPIKIFTIDTGRLLPETYKVWSSTNKLYKNCILAYYPKYENIEKSILENGPNAFYESLEKRKLCCFIRKIEPIKRAFLGKLLWITGLRISHSTSRKSLDFLDWDNSQHLIKYNPLLKWIPIQVKEFTKIHYLLYNSLHDKGGISLGCYPCSKTIHIFSSIRAGRWCWEKKMGKECGLHA, encoded by the coding sequence ATGTTCTGTTTACCCAGAAAAATAGCTAAAAATCTTAAAATTAAGGATTTTCTTAAATTTTTATCCAAAAAATTTACAGGTCAAGCTGTTTTTTCTACAAGTTTTAGTATGGAAGATCAAATCATTACTCATATAATTTTTGATAAAAAAATACCAATAAAGATATTTACTATTGATACAGGGCGTTTACTTCCTGAGACATATAAAGTCTGGAGTTCTACTAATAAACTTTATAAAAACTGTATTTTAGCATACTATCCTAAGTACGAAAATATTGAAAAATCTATTTTAGAAAACGGACCTAATGCTTTTTATGAATCTTTAGAAAAAAGAAAATTATGTTGCTTCATAAGAAAAATAGAGCCTATAAAAAGAGCTTTTTTAGGAAAATTACTTTGGATAACTGGTTTGCGAATTTCACATTCTACTTCCAGAAAGTCTTTAGACTTTCTAGATTGGGATAATTCCCAACATTTAATTAAATACAACCCACTTTTAAAGTGGATTCCTATCCAGGTCAAAGAATTTACAAAAATTCATTATTTGCTTTATAATTCTTTACATGATAAGGGGGGGATTAGTCTCGGATGTTATCCGTGTAGTAAAACTATTCACATTTTTAGCTCCATAAGAGCTGGACGGTGGTGTTGGGAAAAAAAAATGGGGAAAGAATGTGGATTGCATGCTTAA